One Chryseobacterium sp. StRB126 genomic region harbors:
- the dnaJ gene encoding molecular chaperone DnaJ, whose product MSKRDYYEVLEISKSASADEIKKAYRKMAIKFHPDKNPGDKEAEDKFKEAAEAYEVLSDDQKRARYDQFGHAGMGGNGGFGGGGFGGGMNMEDIFSQFGDIFGGGFGGFGGGGGGRQQVKGSNLRIRIKLNLEEMVNGTHKTIKVKKMKMAEGATSKTCPTCNGSGVQLKVMNTMFGQMQTQTTCSTCQGIGKVADKIPAGANAQGLVKDEEEITINIPAGARDGIQLNVRGKGNDAPFGGTPGDLLVIIEEEVDQTIKREGDNLHQELYVSFAEAALGTKKEIPTVGGKVKITVDPGTQSGKILRLAGKGLPSIDTYGKGDMFIHINVWTPQKLTKEQKDFFEKQMSSGEMVAEPSGKEKTFFDKVKDLFN is encoded by the coding sequence ATGTCAAAAAGAGATTATTACGAGGTTCTTGAGATCAGCAAATCTGCATCTGCCGACGAAATAAAGAAAGCATACCGTAAAATGGCCATTAAATTCCACCCGGATAAAAATCCAGGAGATAAGGAGGCTGAAGATAAATTTAAAGAAGCTGCTGAGGCTTACGAAGTTCTAAGCGACGATCAGAAACGTGCCAGATATGACCAATTCGGTCACGCCGGAATGGGCGGAAATGGAGGTTTCGGTGGTGGAGGCTTCGGAGGCGGAATGAACATGGAAGATATTTTCAGCCAGTTTGGAGATATTTTCGGTGGTGGTTTCGGAGGATTTGGCGGTGGCGGCGGTGGTCGTCAGCAGGTGAAAGGTTCTAATTTAAGAATCAGAATCAAGCTGAACCTTGAGGAAATGGTAAACGGAACTCACAAAACCATTAAAGTAAAAAAAATGAAGATGGCAGAAGGTGCCACTTCAAAAACCTGTCCTACCTGTAACGGTTCCGGTGTTCAGCTTAAAGTGATGAACACAATGTTTGGTCAAATGCAGACTCAGACTACCTGTAGCACTTGTCAAGGAATCGGAAAAGTTGCTGATAAAATTCCTGCCGGAGCTAATGCCCAGGGTCTTGTAAAAGATGAAGAGGAAATCACGATTAATATTCCTGCAGGAGCAAGAGACGGAATTCAGCTTAATGTAAGAGGAAAAGGAAATGATGCTCCATTTGGTGGAACTCCGGGTGATTTATTAGTAATTATCGAAGAGGAAGTAGATCAAACGATTAAAAGAGAAGGTGACAACCTTCATCAGGAATTGTATGTTTCATTTGCTGAAGCTGCTTTAGGAACGAAAAAAGAAATTCCTACTGTAGGTGGAAAAGTGAAAATCACTGTTGATCCTGGAACTCAATCCGGGAAAATCTTAAGATTAGCAGGAAAAGGTCTTCCAAGCATCGACACTTATGGTAAAGGAGATATGTTTATTCATATCAATGTTTGGACACCACAAAAGCTTACTAAGGAGCAAAAAGACTTCTTTGAAAAGCAGATGTCCAGCGGAGAAATGGTTGCAGAACCATCCGGAAAGGAAAAAACTTTTTTTGATAAAGTAAAAGATTTATTCAATTAA
- the proS gene encoding proline--tRNA ligase has translation MAKLTSRSEDYSKWYNELVVKADLAENSGVRGCMVIKPYGYAIWEKMRDEMDKKFKETGHVNAYFPLFVPKSLFEAEEKNAEGFAKECAVVTHYRLKTDPDNPSKLIVDPDAKLEEELIVRPTSEAIIWNTYKNWIQSYRDLPILINQWANVVRWEMRTRLFLRTAEFLWQEGHTAHATKDEAVEEAEKMNKVYADFAENFMAMPVIQGLKTPSERFAGADETYCIEALMQDGKALQAGTSHFLGQNFAKAFDVKFTNKEGKIEHAWATSWGTSTRLMGALIMTHSDDFGLVLPPTLAPIQVVIVPIFKGEEQLAQISEVALDIQAKLKAKGISVKFDNDTQNKPGWKFAEYELKGVPVRIAMGPRDLENKSVEIARRDNLTKEVRSIEGLDTYIEELLKTIQQDIYNKAFEFRENNITKVDTYEEFKKVLEEKGGFIYAHWDGTAEEEEQIKDETKATIRCIPLDDDIQEGISLISGKPSKRRVLFAKAY, from the coding sequence ATGGCAAAATTAACCTCAAGAAGCGAAGATTACAGCAAATGGTATAACGAGCTGGTTGTAAAAGCTGATTTAGCTGAAAACTCAGGAGTACGTGGATGTATGGTAATCAAACCGTATGGCTATGCAATCTGGGAAAAAATGCGTGATGAAATGGATAAGAAGTTCAAAGAAACAGGTCACGTTAACGCATACTTCCCGCTTTTTGTGCCCAAGAGCTTATTTGAGGCTGAAGAAAAAAATGCAGAAGGTTTTGCAAAAGAATGTGCAGTAGTTACCCACTACAGATTAAAAACCGATCCTGACAATCCTTCAAAACTAATTGTAGACCCGGATGCCAAATTGGAAGAAGAACTAATCGTTCGTCCTACCTCTGAAGCAATTATCTGGAATACATATAAAAACTGGATCCAATCTTATAGAGACCTTCCTATCCTTATCAACCAATGGGCAAACGTTGTACGTTGGGAAATGAGAACCCGTCTTTTCCTTAGAACGGCAGAATTCTTATGGCAGGAAGGGCATACAGCTCACGCTACCAAAGATGAAGCAGTAGAAGAGGCAGAAAAAATGAATAAAGTATATGCAGATTTTGCAGAAAACTTTATGGCAATGCCTGTAATTCAGGGATTGAAAACACCTTCTGAAAGATTTGCAGGAGCAGATGAAACCTATTGTATTGAAGCATTAATGCAGGATGGTAAAGCGCTTCAGGCAGGAACGTCTCACTTCTTAGGACAAAATTTTGCAAAAGCATTTGATGTAAAATTCACTAACAAAGAAGGAAAAATAGAACATGCATGGGCTACATCCTGGGGAACATCTACCCGTTTGATGGGAGCTTTAATTATGACTCACTCTGATGATTTCGGATTGGTATTGCCTCCAACACTGGCTCCTATTCAGGTAGTGATTGTTCCAATCTTTAAAGGAGAAGAACAATTGGCACAAATCAGTGAAGTGGCTTTAGATATTCAGGCTAAATTAAAAGCTAAAGGGATTTCTGTGAAGTTTGATAACGATACTCAGAACAAACCAGGATGGAAATTTGCGGAATATGAATTGAAAGGAGTTCCGGTAAGAATTGCAATGGGACCAAGAGATCTTGAAAACAAATCGGTGGAAATTGCAAGGAGAGACAACCTTACTAAAGAAGTTCGTTCTATTGAAGGTTTAGATACTTATATTGAAGAGTTATTGAAAACCATTCAACAGGATATTTATAACAAAGCATTTGAATTCAGAGAAAATAACATCACCAAAGTAGATACTTACGAAGAATTCAAGAAAGTTCTTGAAGAAAAAGGAGGATTTATCTATGCACACTGGGATGGTACTGCTGAAGAAGAAGAGCAAATTAAGGACGAAACTAAGGCTACTATCAGATGTATTCCTTTAGATGATGATATCCAAGAAGGTATTTCATTGATTTCCGGAAAACCATCTAAGAGACGTGTACTATTCGCAAAAGCGTATTAA
- a CDS encoding OmpA family protein codes for MSLNVIDLIKGQLGPALVSQAASQFGESESGISKAIGGLLPAVVGGLANNADNPGVVDAITKASSSGILGNLLGGSSNNPIITTLLSSLFGDKVGGLVNSIASFSGISNNSAGSLLNLVTGATVGTVGKYAADNNLGASGISGLLNDQKGIISSLLPAGLSLASFGLGAENWFGQAKETVSSVTSTAKDNIAEGVATARENVSEGAREIREQFENNNNNQGGGSIWKWLLPLLLLIAAGYFLWKQCEKKQTTTTMTSTSDSTGTHTDTASATTSTPASTATPAAKTDENIDLNGVMLKGYKGGMEDQMISFLKSGGYKNAADDAVLKDKWYDFDHVNFKMGSSTELETGSQGQLENLVAILKAFPDSKIKIGGYTDKTGNEASNVKLSQARADFIKAALAKAGVGAQVLGAEGYGSKFAKVDAKASDAERAADRKMSVRFAK; via the coding sequence ATGTCTTTAAATGTCATTGATTTAATTAAAGGACAATTAGGTCCCGCTTTGGTTTCGCAGGCTGCTTCGCAGTTTGGAGAAAGTGAATCAGGAATTTCTAAAGCAATTGGTGGCTTGTTACCTGCTGTAGTAGGTGGATTAGCCAATAACGCAGACAACCCTGGCGTTGTGGATGCTATTACGAAAGCCTCTTCAAGCGGAATTTTAGGAAATTTATTAGGTGGATCATCTAATAATCCTATTATTACCACTTTATTATCTTCTCTTTTTGGAGATAAAGTAGGCGGATTAGTGAATTCCATTGCCAGTTTCTCGGGAATCAGCAACAATTCTGCAGGTTCTTTGTTAAACCTGGTTACCGGGGCTACAGTAGGCACAGTAGGAAAATATGCAGCAGACAATAATTTGGGTGCTTCAGGTATTTCCGGTTTACTGAATGATCAGAAAGGCATTATTTCTTCTTTACTGCCGGCAGGTCTTTCTTTGGCTTCTTTTGGATTAGGAGCTGAAAATTGGTTCGGTCAAGCTAAAGAAACAGTTTCTTCAGTAACTTCTACTGCTAAAGATAACATCGCTGAAGGTGTTGCTACAGCCAGAGAAAATGTGAGTGAAGGAGCAAGAGAAATAAGAGAACAGTTTGAAAATAACAATAATAATCAAGGCGGAGGCTCAATCTGGAAATGGTTGCTTCCGCTTTTATTATTAATCGCAGCTGGATATTTCCTTTGGAAACAGTGTGAGAAGAAGCAGACAACTACTACAATGACTTCTACCTCAGACTCAACAGGAACACATACAGATACTGCTTCTGCAACGACATCCACTCCAGCCTCTACAGCTACTCCTGCAGCTAAAACCGATGAAAACATCGACCTTAACGGAGTAATGCTGAAAGGATACAAAGGAGGTATGGAAGATCAGATGATTTCATTCCTGAAATCCGGAGGGTACAAAAATGCAGCAGATGATGCTGTATTGAAAGACAAATGGTACGATTTCGACCATGTTAACTTTAAAATGGGTAGCTCTACTGAATTAGAAACTGGATCACAAGGACAGTTGGAAAACTTAGTAGCTATTCTTAAAGCTTTCCCTGATTCAAAAATCAAAATCGGTGGATACACTGATAAAACAGGAAATGAAGCTTCTAACGTAAAACTATCTCAGGCAAGAGCTGATTTCATCAAGGCTGCTTTAGCAAAAGCAGGAGTTGGTGCTCAGGTACTTGGAGCTGAAGGTTACGGAAGTAAATTTGCTAAAGTAGACGCAAAAGCTTCTGATGCAGAAAGAGCTGCTGACAGAAAAATGTCTGTAAGATTTGCTAAATAA
- a CDS encoding OmpP1/FadL family transporter, producing MLKKSLVLMSISAAFFAQAQDISVIKNSAEIYSNSPNVGSSKFNAMAGANGALGGDASSLLTNPAGLGVAISGDASGTLSINSNKNTSSLAGSSVKYTVNKTDIGNAGGVIAIPLMSKTGWKFINIGVNYSNQSIENYVESPGNPNVIIPKNLVDSNGNNVIGKMSYLGHNYDRLGDQSKMNIGVGANYENRFYIGAGLNFHYASIDQSEHAAFGLDLDNSVDSYKKQFTPYSERSNGFSASVGVIGKVSNQVRLGVSLETPTWWNIDRAFTEYYANKDDNNNIYYQNYGEDRSFRSPMKATVSAAFVPNKNFALNVDYTLGLTKPKYTVKGGAETDLNSFFNDLYKNVSEVKVGAEYRIQNFRLRGGYSYASSPFDAFSINAYNNAGTIGNTNYSDMILGSRNTIGAGIGYDFGQFYVDAAYQNITSNYKNPFLYGDAGAGTGYYSGDFDVASSASVVSEVKNIRNNFFVTVGWKF from the coding sequence ATGTTAAAAAAATCTTTAGTATTAATGAGCATCTCTGCTGCTTTTTTTGCGCAGGCTCAGGATATATCAGTGATTAAAAACTCTGCTGAGATTTACTCAAACTCCCCTAATGTTGGTTCTTCCAAGTTTAATGCAATGGCAGGAGCAAATGGAGCATTAGGTGGGGATGCAAGTTCATTATTAACAAACCCTGCAGGTTTAGGGGTTGCTATTTCAGGAGATGCTTCAGGGACGTTGTCTATTAACAGTAACAAAAATACAAGTTCATTAGCAGGCTCTTCAGTAAAGTATACAGTTAATAAAACCGATATAGGAAATGCAGGAGGAGTAATTGCTATTCCATTGATGTCGAAGACTGGTTGGAAATTCATCAATATTGGGGTGAATTATTCCAATCAATCTATTGAAAATTATGTGGAATCTCCGGGAAACCCTAATGTAATAATTCCTAAAAATCTTGTAGATTCCAATGGAAATAATGTTATTGGGAAAATGTCTTATTTAGGTCATAATTATGATAGATTGGGTGATCAGTCTAAAATGAATATTGGTGTTGGAGCCAACTATGAAAATCGTTTTTATATAGGTGCAGGATTAAATTTCCACTATGCCAGTATTGATCAAAGTGAGCATGCTGCATTTGGTTTGGATTTAGATAATTCTGTAGACAGTTATAAAAAGCAGTTTACTCCTTATTCTGAACGTTCAAACGGTTTCTCTGCAAGTGTTGGGGTCATTGGGAAGGTTAGCAATCAAGTGAGATTAGGGGTGTCTTTAGAAACTCCGACTTGGTGGAATATTGACAGAGCCTTTACTGAATATTATGCGAATAAAGATGATAATAATAACATTTATTATCAAAACTATGGTGAAGACAGATCATTTAGATCTCCTATGAAAGCTACGGTGAGTGCTGCTTTTGTTCCTAATAAAAACTTTGCATTGAATGTAGACTATACTTTAGGACTTACTAAACCCAAATATACAGTAAAGGGTGGAGCAGAAACAGATTTGAACTCATTTTTCAATGACCTTTACAAAAATGTATCGGAAGTAAAAGTAGGTGCAGAATATAGAATTCAAAACTTCAGACTAAGAGGAGGTTATTCTTATGCTTCAAGTCCTTTCGATGCCTTTTCAATTAATGCATACAACAATGCTGGAACTATTGGAAATACCAACTATAGTGATATGATCTTAGGTTCAAGAAATACAATAGGAGCAGGTATTGGGTATGATTTCGGGCAGTTTTATGTAGATGCTGCATATCAAAATATTACCTCTAACTATAAGAATCCGTTTTTATATGGTGATGCTGGTGCAGGAACAGGATATTATTCCGGAGACTTCGATGTTGCATCTTCTGCTTCAGTAGTTTCAGAAGTTAAAAACATTAGAAATAATTTCTTTGTTACAGTAGGTTGGAAATTCTAA
- a CDS encoding DUF4304 domain-containing protein, with protein sequence MDTRTIFLNACNEIATQLNGFKTLEKGQRLKKVSLDKDIYFEIYFQSSFRNDSSSVQFLPHIAIYSKILKKWQTEQTKNEYSQGLIFGNQMGYLTPYNNWKQWNLAGLSYEKSIIEITENIEKYILPIFKIFNSKEIAVEFLKNNGTKFNQWSENSISPLDFLLCFSEKDTAEVFLNNFVNNCPYKGNILKLYEKLKTENEIDLNSSEFHGANTIKLAFVNGLKIK encoded by the coding sequence ATGGATACAAGAACAATATTCTTAAATGCCTGCAATGAAATTGCCACTCAACTCAATGGTTTCAAAACACTTGAAAAAGGGCAAAGGCTTAAAAAAGTTTCCCTTGATAAAGACATCTATTTTGAGATTTATTTTCAGTCCAGTTTTAGGAATGATTCTTCATCCGTTCAGTTCCTTCCACATATTGCTATCTATTCTAAAATTTTAAAGAAATGGCAGACAGAACAAACTAAAAATGAATATTCTCAGGGATTAATTTTTGGAAATCAGATGGGTTATTTAACTCCGTATAATAATTGGAAACAATGGAATTTAGCAGGGTTATCTTATGAAAAATCAATTATTGAAATCACAGAAAATATAGAAAAATACATCCTCCCAATTTTCAAAATTTTTAATTCTAAGGAAATTGCTGTCGAATTTCTAAAAAACAATGGAACAAAGTTTAATCAATGGTCAGAGAATTCTATTTCTCCTTTAGACTTCCTTTTATGTTTTTCTGAAAAAGATACTGCTGAAGTTTTTCTAAATAATTTTGTAAACAATTGCCCTTATAAAGGGAATATTCTTAAACTTTACGAGAAACTAAAAACAGAAAATGAAATTGATCTCAATTCTTCTGAATTTCACGGAGCTAATACAATTAAATTAGCCTTTGTAAATGGGTTGAAAATAAAATAA
- a CDS encoding DUF808 family protein, which produces MASGFFAILDDIAALMDDVAVTSKIATQKTAGILGDDLAVNAEKATGFLSSREIPVLWAITKGSFINKLIILPIVFLLNWLYAPAINYVLILGGFYLAFEGVEKIIEFLFHRDKKGHEVIEEIEEDEKSSEEIEKEKVKSAITTDFILSIEIVIIALGTVLEESHPFITQILVTSLVAFIATVGVYGIVALIVRMDDAGFKLIKKSNDKGVFGRLGHLLVKALPIVIKILGVVGTIALIMVAGGIFLHRVEFFHGIFPTWPDVLKELTLGVVGGLIAVAVFTLGKGIYSLATKK; this is translated from the coding sequence ATGGCATCAGGCTTTTTTGCAATTTTGGATGATATTGCAGCATTGATGGATGATGTAGCAGTTACCAGTAAGATTGCTACCCAAAAGACAGCAGGGATTTTAGGAGATGACCTTGCTGTAAATGCAGAAAAAGCCACTGGCTTTCTTTCTTCAAGGGAAATTCCGGTTCTGTGGGCCATTACCAAAGGATCATTTATCAATAAACTGATTATTCTTCCTATCGTTTTTTTACTTAATTGGTTATATGCTCCGGCTATTAATTATGTATTGATCCTTGGAGGATTCTATCTGGCCTTTGAAGGCGTTGAAAAAATAATAGAATTTCTTTTTCACCGTGACAAAAAGGGCCATGAAGTTATAGAGGAAATTGAAGAAGACGAAAAAAGTTCTGAAGAAATTGAAAAAGAGAAAGTGAAATCGGCAATTACAACTGATTTTATTTTATCAATCGAGATCGTTATTATTGCTTTAGGAACCGTATTGGAAGAAAGCCATCCTTTCATTACTCAGATTTTAGTAACGAGCTTGGTTGCATTTATCGCTACTGTTGGAGTTTATGGAATTGTAGCTTTGATCGTAAGAATGGATGATGCAGGGTTTAAATTAATAAAGAAAAGTAACGATAAAGGGGTTTTCGGGAGGCTTGGACATCTATTAGTGAAGGCTTTACCTATTGTTATTAAAATATTAGGAGTTGTAGGAACAATTGCTTTGATAATGGTTGCTGGTGGAATTTTTCTGCATAGGGTTGAATTTTTCCATGGGATATTTCCAACTTGGCCAGATGTTTTGAAAGAGCTTACGCTTGGTGTTGTTGGTGGATTGATAGCGGTTGCCGTATTTACTTTAGGAAAAGGAATCTATTCTTTAGCGACAAAAAAATAA
- a CDS encoding Nramp family divalent metal transporter codes for MNFNLKSAWRKDKTSHSLSEVYSSIKVPKNASFWRKYLAFAGPGLMIAVGYMDPGNWATDIAGGAQFGYTLLSVILISNIFAVVLQHLSVKLGVVAERDLAQACRDHFSPTTNFILWVFCEIAIAACDLAEVIGSAIALNLLFHIPLTWGIVITTVDVLVILLLQAKGFRWIESIVGGLIFIILACFAYEIVISKPAFNEILGGLVPQKEIIQNPAMLYIAIGILGATVMPHNLYLHSSIVQTRDYTRDTEGKKEAIKFATLDSTVSLMLAFFINAAILILAAATFHTTGNQHVADIHDAYQMLTPILGASMASVAFAIALLASGQNSTLTGTLAGQIVMEGFLNIKLKPWLRRLITRLIAVIPALIVAILYGEQGTTELLVLSQVILSMQLSFAVVPLVMFTNDKAKMGEFVNKPFLKICVWIISIIIIVLNVYLLYQTFMGEQ; via the coding sequence ATGAATTTCAATTTAAAAAGCGCCTGGCGAAAAGATAAAACATCACACTCTTTATCAGAAGTTTATTCTTCTATTAAAGTACCAAAAAATGCCAGTTTTTGGAGAAAATATCTAGCCTTTGCAGGACCCGGGCTAATGATTGCTGTAGGCTATATGGATCCTGGAAACTGGGCTACTGATATTGCCGGAGGGGCTCAATTTGGGTATACCCTCCTTTCCGTAATCCTTATTTCCAATATTTTTGCGGTAGTTTTACAGCATTTATCTGTTAAGTTGGGAGTCGTAGCTGAAAGAGACTTGGCACAAGCCTGTAGAGACCACTTCAGCCCTACCACTAATTTCATTCTCTGGGTATTCTGCGAAATAGCCATTGCCGCCTGTGATCTTGCCGAAGTCATCGGTTCCGCAATTGCTTTAAACCTGTTGTTTCATATTCCTCTCACTTGGGGTATTGTGATTACGACCGTAGATGTATTGGTGATTCTTCTCCTTCAGGCAAAGGGATTCCGATGGATTGAAAGTATTGTAGGTGGACTTATTTTTATAATTCTTGCCTGCTTTGCGTATGAAATTGTTATTTCCAAACCTGCTTTTAATGAAATTCTTGGTGGGTTGGTTCCACAAAAAGAAATTATTCAGAATCCGGCCATGCTTTATATCGCCATTGGTATTTTGGGGGCTACCGTGATGCCACACAATTTGTATCTTCACAGCAGTATTGTACAGACAAGAGATTATACCCGTGATACAGAAGGTAAGAAAGAGGCCATCAAATTTGCAACTTTAGATAGTACAGTATCTTTGATGCTGGCATTTTTTATCAATGCGGCTATTTTAATTCTGGCTGCGGCTACCTTTCATACTACAGGAAATCAGCATGTAGCTGACATTCACGATGCTTATCAGATGCTAACTCCTATTTTAGGAGCATCAATGGCAAGTGTTGCATTTGCGATCGCATTATTGGCTTCCGGACAAAACTCAACCCTTACAGGAACTTTAGCAGGTCAAATCGTGATGGAAGGGTTTTTAAATATTAAATTAAAACCGTGGCTACGAAGACTTATCACGAGGCTTATTGCCGTTATTCCTGCGTTAATTGTTGCGATCCTTTACGGAGAACAGGGAACCACAGAATTATTGGTTTTAAGTCAGGTTATTTTATCTATGCAGCTAAGTTTTGCTGTAGTTCCGCTCGTAATGTTTACCAATGATAAGGCTAAAATGGGTGAATTTGTAAACAAGCCCTTCTTAAAGATTTGTGTATGGATTATTTCCATTATTATCATTGTTTTAAATGTATATCTGTTGTATCAGACGTTTATGGGAGAGCAGTAA
- a CDS encoding nucleotide exchange factor GrpE, with the protein MENQDINEESINNQEDNTIQNEAASQDNVTTTPSAEELLAEEKDRYIRLYAEFENYKKRTSKEKMEFFQYANQDMMVSMLGVLDDFERALKEIAKNGNTSDLQGVELIYQKFKNKLTEKGLKAMEVNAGDSFNVDFHEAITQIPAPSEDLKGKIVDVIETGYTLSDKVIRFAKVVTGN; encoded by the coding sequence ATGGAAAATCAGGATATTAACGAAGAAAGCATCAATAATCAGGAAGATAACACGATTCAGAATGAGGCTGCGTCTCAGGACAATGTGACAACTACCCCTTCTGCTGAGGAACTTTTGGCAGAAGAGAAAGACCGTTACATCAGATTATATGCTGAATTCGAAAACTATAAAAAAAGAACTTCTAAGGAGAAAATGGAATTCTTCCAATATGCCAATCAGGATATGATGGTTTCTATGTTGGGCGTTTTAGATGATTTTGAAAGAGCGTTAAAAGAAATCGCTAAAAACGGAAATACATCTGATCTTCAAGGGGTTGAGCTTATCTATCAGAAATTCAAAAATAAACTTACTGAAAAAGGATTAAAAGCGATGGAAGTGAATGCTGGTGACAGCTTCAATGTAGATTTCCATGAGGCTATTACCCAAATTCCTGCTCCATCTGAGGACCTGAAGGGGAAAATCGTAGATGTTATTGAAACAGGATATACTTTGAGTGACAAGGTAATCCGTTTTGCAAAAGTAGTAACAGGAAACTAA
- a CDS encoding tetratricopeptide repeat protein: MGTISNEEFIHQIRNHVELLTNSQAIADFEKACAFDSTGHEKEAEPLYRSALDQGLTGLRRRRARIQLASTLRNNGKIEESIYILREEKANYSDELNDAVDSFLALSLSSAGEYREALSLALKAISKHLPRYNNSLNRYAENL, from the coding sequence CTGGGAACAATAAGCAATGAAGAGTTTATTCACCAAATTAGAAATCATGTAGAATTACTAACGAATTCCCAAGCTATTGCTGATTTTGAAAAAGCCTGTGCTTTTGATTCAACGGGACATGAAAAGGAAGCGGAACCTTTGTACAGATCTGCATTAGATCAGGGACTAACCGGTTTAAGAAGGAGAAGAGCAAGAATTCAGCTGGCAAGTACCTTAAGAAATAATGGAAAGATAGAAGAAAGTATTTATATTTTAAGGGAAGAAAAAGCTAATTATTCCGATGAACTGAATGATGCGGTAGACTCTTTTTTAGCACTGTCCCTGTCTTCAGCAGGAGAATACAGAGAAGCTCTATCATTAGCCTTAAAAGCTATCTCCAAACATTTACCCAGATACAATAATTCTCTGAATCGATATGCTGAAAACCTATAA
- a CDS encoding IS1182 family transposase, with the protein MLSNSKVVFKDYNPKQNFLFPPNLSELIEANHPVRIVSEVIDGLDISNLIRNYKPGGTSVYHPKMLLKVLVYGYLCNIYSSRKLEQALKENVHFMWLSAMNRPDHNTLNRFRSERLKGELKEIFAQIVVYLEKEGLVSLQTIFTDGTKIEANANRYTFVWGKAIKKNKERIESQLEDLWNYTQEIAGEEMKDTSEVTFKSMDKEKIKSAIETIDSTLRKKKICPKVRQKINYAKKNWPDNLEKYEKQQEILRGRNSYSKTDSDASFMRMKEDHMGNGQLKAAYNLQLSTENQFILNYTLHPNPGDTKTLLPHIDNFEHLYRKTPKEIVTDAGYGSEENYIFLQKRKVKAYIKYNYFDKDQKTKTITSSPSNPKLSKLRHKAHKLLNTKRGVKLRKQRCHDVEPVFAQIKHNKGFKRFMLRGQNKVEIEIGLVAIAHNLRKLALAG; encoded by the coding sequence GTGTTAAGTAATTCAAAGGTAGTCTTTAAAGATTACAATCCCAAGCAAAATTTTCTATTTCCTCCGAATTTATCGGAGTTAATAGAAGCTAATCATCCTGTACGAATTGTTTCAGAAGTTATAGACGGTCTGGATATCAGTAATTTAATCCGTAATTATAAACCAGGGGGCACATCGGTGTATCACCCGAAAATGCTTTTGAAAGTATTGGTGTATGGCTATTTGTGTAATATTTATTCTAGCAGAAAGCTGGAACAGGCTCTCAAAGAAAATGTTCATTTTATGTGGCTCAGTGCCATGAATCGTCCTGATCATAATACTTTGAACCGTTTTAGAAGTGAAAGATTAAAAGGAGAACTCAAAGAGATCTTCGCACAAATTGTAGTGTATTTAGAGAAAGAAGGGCTGGTAAGCCTTCAGACTATTTTTACCGATGGTACCAAAATAGAAGCCAATGCCAATCGTTATACATTTGTATGGGGAAAGGCGATCAAAAAGAATAAAGAACGTATAGAGTCCCAGCTTGAAGATTTGTGGAATTACACTCAGGAAATAGCTGGGGAAGAAATGAAAGATACTTCTGAGGTAACCTTTAAGTCTATGGATAAAGAAAAAATAAAATCTGCTATAGAAACGATAGACTCTACTTTGAGAAAGAAGAAAATCTGTCCTAAAGTCCGTCAGAAGATTAATTATGCAAAAAAAAACTGGCCGGATAACCTTGAAAAATATGAGAAACAGCAGGAAATTCTCCGGGGCAGGAACAGCTATTCAAAAACAGATTCTGATGCTTCTTTCATGCGTATGAAAGAGGATCATATGGGTAACGGACAGCTTAAAGCCGCTTACAATCTTCAGCTCAGTACCGAGAATCAGTTTATCCTTAACTATACGCTGCATCCTAATCCTGGGGACACTAAAACACTGCTCCCTCATATTGATAATTTTGAACATCTTTATCGTAAAACTCCCAAGGAGATAGTGACTGATGCAGGATATGGATCAGAAGAGAATTATATTTTTCTTCAAAAGAGAAAAGTCAAAGCCTATATCAAGTATAATTACTTTGATAAAGACCAGAAAACTAAAACCATAACTTCTTCACCTTCTAATCCAAAACTTTCAAAGCTCCGGCATAAGGCTCATAAGCTTCTTAATACCAAACGTGGAGTAAAGCTTAGAAAACAAAGATGCCACGATGTAGAACCTGTTTTTGCTCAGATCAAACATAACAAAGGATTTAAAAGATTTATGCTTAGAGGACAAAATAAAGTCGAAATAGAAATCGGCCTGGTTGCTATTGCTCACAATCTAAGAAAATTAGCGCTTGCAGGGTAA